Genomic segment of bacterium:
TTTCATCGATGACGCTGCGATCGAGGATTTCAGGCACGAAGCCGGCGCCAATGCCCTGGATTTTGTGGGGACCGGGCTCACCGCCGCTCAGCACCGGCGATTCTTCCGGTTCCACGGCAATGATGCGGACGTCGTCGCCGAGTTCCTTGCGCAGCACCTGTCCCACACCCGAGATGGTCCCACCCGTTCCCACGCCGGCAACGAAGGCGTCGATATGCATGCCCTCCATATCCTCGAGAATCTCCACCGCCGTCGTTTCCCTGTGTGAGGTCACATTGGCCTGGTTGCGGAACTGCTGGGGAATGAACACGGCTTCCATGTTCGCGGCGAGCTCCTGTGCCCTGTCGATTGCGCCCTTCATCCCTTTCTCCGCTTCGGTGAGCACGAGTTCCGCACCAAGATGACGCAGAATGCTGCGGCGCTCCTGGCTCATGCTTTCGGGCATGGTGAGAATCAGGCGGTATCCTTTAACTGCACAGACCATGGCGAGTCCGATGCCCGTGTTTCCTGAAGTCGGCTCGACGATGGTGGTGCCCGGACCAATGACGCCTTCCTTTTCCGCCGTCTCTATCATGTACAAGGCGGGACGCTCCTTGACGCAGCCAAGGGGATTGAAGGATTCGAGCTTCACCCACACGGTCGCGCCCTTTTCGGGAGAAAGCCGCGAGAGGCGAACCAGCGGTGTACGTCCAATGCTCTCGTTGATATTCTGAAAACGCATGTTCCTGCGCTCCTTTCCTTTTCAAATAGTGTAGTACCAGGCAGCGTTGTCACGGTCGCCGGCGGGAATGACATTGATGCGCGGCTCGCTCGTGACAACGGCATGCGCCTCGACGGATTTGACGAGCCAGACATTTCCTCCGATCACCGCGTCGTGGCCGATTTCCGTTTCGCCCCCGAGTATGGTTGCTCCTGCATAAATGGTGACGCGGTCTCCGATGGTCGGATGCCGCTTTTTTTCCGAAAGTTCCTTCCGCACGCTGAGCGCGCCGAGAGAGACGCCCTGGTAAATTTTGACGTGCTCCCCGATGAGTGTTGTTTCCCCGATGACCACACCCGTACCGTGATCGATGTGGAAATACCTGCCGATCTGTGCGCCCGGGTGGATGTCGATTCCCGTCCTGCTGTGTATGTACTCGCTCATCATGCGCGCGATCAGACGCACACCGTGCGTCCAGAGAAAATGGGCCACCCGGTGTACCGCAATGGCACGGAGTCCCGGATAACTCAGGATGATTTCTTCCCGCGATTTCGCGGCAGGATCTCCGCTGAGCAGAGCTTCCACGTCGGTCGAAAGAACGCTGCGCAGCTGTGGGAGCGCACGAAAGAAATGCTCGACGATGTCGCAGGCTTCCTCGCGCAGCCCCGATTCATGTTGCAGCGCCCCGTTCTCCCCTCGATCAAAGTGCAGATTCTTCCGCACCTCCTCCACCAGCTTCTCATACACGCGCACGAGCCGGCCCCCGGTCAGGAAGCTGAGGTTGGCCCGGCTGAGCGATTCATCACGGAAAAATCCCGGAAAAAGCAGCGCCTCAATATCCCGCACCACGTCGATGATGGCATCGCGGGATGGAAGGTTGTTGCCCTGAAAGTGATTGATACCACCTTCGCGGTGATATGAAGCGAGCAGGGCTTCTGTGAGGTCCTGCATGTCGCCCTGATGTTCTGTATTCATGTCGACTCCTTTCTGCCTCAACGCAGAATATTGGAAGAGGATTCCTTTCCGTGCGGGGAAAAGTGTATCACGGAGCCGCCGGGCCGTATCCATTTTCGTGAATTCCGTATCTTTGGCACATGAAACACGACAATTCAGTGCATAATCCGCAGCTTCTTCGCACGATGTTCCTTCAGATGGTCTGCCGTACGGGACGCCGCCTGCAGCTGCTGCTGTTCCTCCTGCCATTTTTCATCATCCTTCCCGCCATGCTCCACGCGCAGGTCAACACGGAAAAGCTCCGCCGCGATGGCGAGAAAACCGGGGTGTTTTTCAACACCGGGGTGGCACTCGGACTGGTACGCGGGAATTCCGAATTCGTCTCCGTCGAGGGTGATCTGCGTTTCGACTACGTGCGGACGGACAACGACAACTTTGTCGTACTCAACTATGCGTTCAAGGAAGCGCGCCAGGGAAAAATCGCGAACAAGGGCTTCCTGCACGGAAGAAGTATATGGGATGTGGCTTCAGCCCTTGCGGTGGAAGGATTTGCGCAGGCCGAGTTCAATGAATTTCTCTCCCTGAAGAACAGGGATCTCCTCGGCGCAGGGGCGCGATGGAAAGCGATCGACCTGCGGGACAATGATGAAAAAAGTCGTCTCGAAATCTTCCTCGGCATCGGTGCGATGTTCGAGCATGAGGAGTATGACACGAGTCCCGCTGCCCTGCGCTTCGACCGCATGCGTTCGACGAATTACCTGACCCTGAACTGGACGCCCTCCGACGCCGCGGCAGCCACCCTGATCGCGTACGCGCAGCCGCTTGTCGAGAATCCGGAGGATGTGCGCATCATCACCGATGCATCCGTCGAATGGAAAATCGTAGCGGGACTCCATTTCAACGTGCGCTGCAGCTGGCGGTATCACAGTCGTCCCGTAACCGACGTCAAGCGCTATGATCTTGAGCTGACCAACGGACTGCGGCTGTCACTTCCCTGAGCAGCGTTTCCGTCACACGCGTCGTCATGGGAATAATCTGTGCCATTGTGTGTCCTTCCATCACACACTACCCGGCAGGAGGTTCAGAATGATTCGTTTTGCATGCCTGTTTCTCATCCTCACTTCATTTTGTCAATCGCAGCAGTACCAGGTCTGGGACTTCCCGGAAGGGACGAAATACGTATCCGTTCGATCCATCGATGACGGTATCGTCGCCATGGAGGAAAGAACAGATGTACAGGCGTATGGAGGACATATCCCGGGGTGGTATGTCGAAGCGGTTGTCAATGCGTTTATCCCGAAAGATGATGGAACACTGCGGCAGTACGTCCTTCGTCCTGATACGACCTACCACAGTGGACAGCAGATGGAGTACACAGCTCCCGTGTACACGTCGGATTTCACTCGCCTGGATGATGAGACTGTACTTGCCGTGCTGGCAACCGCGGAGGTGCAATACACCGATCTGGGCTCATGGATCACGAATATCCCCCCGATGCGGCTTTTCGTTCTTCATGACACCGGATTGGAAGTTCTCGCTGAAATACCGGGTGCGCTGAATCCATCGTTTCATCGCACACAATCGGGCGACATCCTTATGGTGTGGGACGAGCGCAGCATTCCGGACGAGCCATGGGAAATATCTTCGTCCGATGATGCTGAGATTCATGTGGCGCGTGTGAGTGCATCTGATGGACTTCAGGATGCCGCCGTCATCGGATCCGGTTTTCGGCCGCATTGGATTGAAACAACGGATGGCAGCCGCTACCTCGCCTATCTCCACAGTGTACACCGGGAACGGAACGACAGGCTCGACTTCACACTGCGCCAGGTTGCGCCATCAATCGGTCAGCCAGCAGCGCTCGACAGCATGATCCGGGAGAGGCTTGCAACCGGCTACGCAGACTTCCCTCACAACCTGCAGACCTGCGTGAATGCTCAGAATGGTGTATCCATCCTTCTGGAAAGCGATTCGCTGCGCTTCATGCACCGCTCCGGAAATGGTCAGTTCACTCAGTATGCAACAAGGCTCGGCCGGGGTGCACAGCTTGCGCTCTATGGCAGCGAAGAAACACCCACGGTATTCTGGCGCCGCAATGATGGAGCCGTGGTATGGTCGGATATGAGTATGGGTGTAATGTTTACCGTGGTTGACACGGTGAACGGCGCCGCCGAGCATCCGCACTGGTCGAACCAGTGGACGACGCAGCGATGGATCGACGGCAACATCACGTTACTCCACCGTTCACAGGATCTGCACCGGTCGATCATCGTGCGACAGAACGCCACCTCCCCGACATCGAACGGGACGCTGCTCTTCACCCTTCCGGAAGACCGCACCGAAATTGTGAGCTGGCTGCTGAAGGATGACGCGACCCTCTGGTTGACACAGACCGACACGACACTTGACGGCACGGTGCGCTCCGCACTGTACAGGGTTACCGATCTGCCGCTGAGCGCTTCGGCAGCGCCTGTGCTTCCAGTGCAATCCGCAATACTCGGCAGCTTTCCTTCACCCACCCGGGGAGTGACGACACTGAACTACAGAGCTGCGCATGCCGGCGTCGTTCACCTCACGTTGCACGATTTGCTTGGGAAAAGATGTGCCAGGCTTGGTGATCGTATCGTCCACACCGGCGATCAGCTCCTGTCCCTGCGCCTGCCGGATCTGCCGACAGGAACCTACCTGCTTTCTGCCGTGACAGGGACGCAGCGCATCACCCGTCCCCTGCTCATTCGCTAGCGCACATCGGTTGCCCCAAGGTGATCACTCAAGTCTGCGAATGCATTCGACAGAGCGAACTCAGCTGATAATCCGGAGGCTTCCTTCGGCGGGAATGAGGATGTCATGTTCCCTACGTTCCATGTCCTTCAGCGTGATGACATCATAGCGCTGCACGCGCTCTGCATCGGCATTGCGGTCCGTTCCGTCGCGCCGGTTGCGCTGGCAGACCGATCTCCCTTCTTTCCCGCACATATGCCACCACAACCGTCCTTTCTCGTCGAAACGTTCACTGACGACACGCGTCAGCATTTCGCTGGTAGTGGATGTCCTGCCGGGAGCGGATGTGTCCAATGCTTCTCTGAGCGTCTTTCCATTCCTGTTGAGAACAACGTAACTGTACTTGAGTGACTTCTTGATATTGCCGATTTCCTCATCGAGTTCTTCCATGAAATCGGGCCGTTCCCACGGGAGGTCGTCATGGCACCAGTCGGTGGACTTGATAAGTGCGGGACAATCCTTCTGCCGCAGGCAGGGTGAAAAAACCGTCCACCCTGCACGCACAGCCTCATCCCGCAATTCCAGCAGAGCGCGAGAGGTTTCACGCAGCGCAGGTTCTATCAGCAGCAGCTGTCCGTTTGCATCAGTCCGATCCCCCAGCCATGTGAGCAGCTGCGCGCGCTTTGCGGGAGGAAGCTCGTTGACGACATTCATCGCGAGAACAAGGTCGTACCGTTCCTTCAGCGGGGGCGGTGATGTCAGGTCCGCTGACTGCGTCGTGACATGCATGGACAAACCGCCTCGTGCGCTGACTGCAGTCGCGACCAGCTCGTATGTCGCTAGATTCTGTGACACGGCGTCAATTGCAGTGATGTGGATTTCCGGAATCGCGTCAGCGGGATACAGTTCGGGGAGCAGAGCCGCGAGTCCGGCAGCAGCCGTTCCGGGTCCCGCCCCAAGGTCCAGCACACGCAACGCACCCCCTGGCAGAGCATCCGCCATCGCAAGCTCGCGCAGCGCACGATGGAGTTTGAGCATGTTTGCGGAGCTGTAATAGACGAGATAGGCCGTCCGCAGACGCTTATCCTTCATATACCGCTGCGCGCCACTCCCGCGCGCATCCGTCGCATTCAGATATGCTGTCAGCTGCCGCAATGCTGGCAGCAGGCGATGCAGCTGCGAGCTGTCGCCGGTGTCGATACCCGTCACCTGCCGCAGGGCCTCAGGCCACCATGCTGGGAGCTGCAGTTTTCCGGGCTTCAGCGCCATATCACAATCCGCCCAGGAGTACTGATGGTGTGGTCAGTCATCATCCTCTTCACCAGCTCCATAAAGCTCTATTTCCTCGTTCGCGTCAATGATGATGGACGCAAGATCAACCACTGCGACCGCCCTTTCACGAGGCACGAAGGTTCCGAGCAGGGCCATGCCGGCATCGAGCCGCGCACCAGCGTCATCATTGTCAAAAATATCAGTCAGCACCTTGTTCATTTCCTCAGGCGTGAGATTGAGAAATCCCTTCTGCATGGCTTCTTCGAACTTCATGTCTTCTCCTTGCTGTGCTCTGGCAGATAGTTACTTTCTTCCGCTGTCGCGGCTCCCGAAATATACACAAATCACATCACCGCGTTGACGGATATTCCCCCCTGCTATTCGTTTCTCTCTCCTATTCCTTTCCGCCCCGCGATTCCGTATTTTTTTGCGATAGTACGTGCCTCATCACAGCACTCAGCTTCATGCCAGCATCACTTCCCGACTGTTCCCACATCGCACTGCGCCGCGTCCGTGAAGAAGACGCCACATCATTCCTCTCCCTGATCGATGCGCTCGCGGCGTATGAGAAGCTCGATCCCCCCGACGCTGCCGCCCGCGACCGGCTCATGCGCCATGCGTTTGGTGATCACCCCCGCTACGAAGCATTTCTCGCATCCATTGACGGGGAGGATGTGGGGTACGCCATCATCTATGAAACGTATTCCAGTTTTCTCGCCCTGCCGACGATGTATCTCGAAGATATCTTCGTGCTGCCCGCGGCGCGGGGGAAGAAAGCCGGATTGGCGCTGTTCCTGCACGTTGCCGGACTGGCGCGTGAACGGGGCTGCGGGCGGATGGACTGGACGGTACTCGACTGGAATACGCTGGCGCAGGACTTCTACGATCGGCTTGGCGCCACGCATCTGAAGGAATGGCAGCTGTACCGGCTCGACAGTACCGCCCTCGCGAAACTGGAGTCCTGAAACGCATCCTGTTGCACGCAGACAACAACGCACAGCATTGATACAAACGCTCCGCTTTGATACAACGAGGAATACAATGAAACGCAGCACATCGCAACGCAACACTACCCTCCTGCTTCTCATTTTCCTGATCACACTGCTTCCTTCCGGCCTCACGGAGGCACAGGAGAAAAAGCCCGTCACGCTGAGGGACGTTTTCGGCAACCCGGCCTTCTTCGCGCCACGGATGGCGAACCTGCAGTGGATGGCCGACGGAGAACATTACGCCTATGTCAAGTTCAACCGGGAATCCCGCAGTATGACCATCGTCAAGGTCAATGCACGCACGGATGAGGAAGCCATTCTGCTCGATCCGGCGAATCTGCAATTCGAGGGCTCCGATGACGCGGTCACCTTTGAATCGTTTTCCCTGCAGAAAAATCCACGCTTCCTGGTTCT
This window contains:
- a CDS encoding T9SS type A sorting domain-containing protein, producing MIRFACLFLILTSFCQSQQYQVWDFPEGTKYVSVRSIDDGIVAMEERTDVQAYGGHIPGWYVEAVVNAFIPKDDGTLRQYVLRPDTTYHSGQQMEYTAPVYTSDFTRLDDETVLAVLATAEVQYTDLGSWITNIPPMRLFVLHDTGLEVLAEIPGALNPSFHRTQSGDILMVWDERSIPDEPWEISSSDDAEIHVARVSASDGLQDAAVIGSGFRPHWIETTDGSRYLAYLHSVHRERNDRLDFTLRQVAPSIGQPAALDSMIRERLATGYADFPHNLQTCVNAQNGVSILLESDSLRFMHRSGNGQFTQYATRLGRGAQLALYGSEETPTVFWRRNDGAVVWSDMSMGVMFTVVDTVNGAAEHPHWSNQWTTQRWIDGNITLLHRSQDLHRSIIVRQNATSPTSNGTLLFTLPEDRTEIVSWLLKDDATLWLTQTDTTLDGTVRSALYRVTDLPLSASAAPVLPVQSAILGSFPSPTRGVTTLNYRAAHAGVVHLTLHDLLGKRCARLGDRIVHTGDQLLSLRLPDLPTGTYLLSAVTGTQRITRPLLIR
- a CDS encoding serine acetyltransferase, translated to MQDLTEALLASYHREGGINHFQGNNLPSRDAIIDVVRDIEALLFPGFFRDESLSRANLSFLTGGRLVRVYEKLVEEVRKNLHFDRGENGALQHESGLREEACDIVEHFFRALPQLRSVLSTDVEALLSGDPAAKSREEIILSYPGLRAIAVHRVAHFLWTHGVRLIARMMSEYIHSRTGIDIHPGAQIGRYFHIDHGTGVVIGETTLIGEHVKIYQGVSLGALSVRKELSEKKRHPTIGDRVTIYAGATILGGETEIGHDAVIGGNVWLVKSVEAHAVVTSEPRINVIPAGDRDNAAWYYTI
- a CDS encoding small ribosomal subunit Rsm22 family protein; the encoded protein is MALKPGKLQLPAWWPEALRQVTGIDTGDSSQLHRLLPALRQLTAYLNATDARGSGAQRYMKDKRLRTAYLVYYSSANMLKLHRALRELAMADALPGGALRVLDLGAGPGTAAAGLAALLPELYPADAIPEIHITAIDAVSQNLATYELVATAVSARGGLSMHVTTQSADLTSPPPLKERYDLVLAMNVVNELPPAKRAQLLTWLGDRTDANGQLLLIEPALRETSRALLELRDEAVRAGWTVFSPCLRQKDCPALIKSTDWCHDDLPWERPDFMEELDEEIGNIKKSLKYSYVVLNRNGKTLREALDTSAPGRTSTTSEMLTRVVSERFDEKGRLWWHMCGKEGRSVCQRNRRDGTDRNADAERVQRYDVITLKDMERREHDILIPAEGSLRIIS
- a CDS encoding DUF481 domain-containing protein codes for the protein MKHDNSVHNPQLLRTMFLQMVCRTGRRLQLLLFLLPFFIILPAMLHAQVNTEKLRRDGEKTGVFFNTGVALGLVRGNSEFVSVEGDLRFDYVRTDNDNFVVLNYAFKEARQGKIANKGFLHGRSIWDVASALAVEGFAQAEFNEFLSLKNRDLLGAGARWKAIDLRDNDEKSRLEIFLGIGAMFEHEEYDTSPAALRFDRMRSTNYLTLNWTPSDAAAATLIAYAQPLVENPEDVRIITDASVEWKIVAGLHFNVRCSWRYHSRPVTDVKRYDLELTNGLRLSLP
- the cysK gene encoding cysteine synthase A; amino-acid sequence: MRFQNINESIGRTPLVRLSRLSPEKGATVWVKLESFNPLGCVKERPALYMIETAEKEGVIGPGTTIVEPTSGNTGIGLAMVCAVKGYRLILTMPESMSQERRSILRHLGAELVLTEAEKGMKGAIDRAQELAANMEAVFIPQQFRNQANVTSHRETTAVEILEDMEGMHIDAFVAGVGTGGTISGVGQVLRKELGDDVRIIAVEPEESPVLSGGEPGPHKIQGIGAGFVPEILDRSVIDEIMTVSTEEAIAMARALARKEGMLVGISCGAAASVAVRCAQEMDEGQNVVTVLPDTGERYLSTALFEEMA
- a CDS encoding GNAT family N-acetyltransferase, producing the protein MPASLPDCSHIALRRVREEDATSFLSLIDALAAYEKLDPPDAAARDRLMRHAFGDHPRYEAFLASIDGEDVGYAIIYETYSSFLALPTMYLEDIFVLPAARGKKAGLALFLHVAGLARERGCGRMDWTVLDWNTLAQDFYDRLGATHLKEWQLYRLDSTALAKLES